From Actinosynnema mirum DSM 43827, a single genomic window includes:
- a CDS encoding SdrD B-like domain-containing protein, which yields MRHWRSALSRKSFPLVVVVVALAASTPALTASAAPSDCPAGTEGVPITWDEPGLEWPANVVDAQVEDVGGTDLDVAVVLSDPASRNADDSNPLADFAAARPADLPGWAAIPRTGTLSSYGPGYLTAGMNSLAVGDTVSYTVRFTRPVVVPDFTVGGIDHTGLGTVPARDPWHSHQDEVVVTAVRAGTAVATSGTGTGLGGPYALGVDGTLPPGDPRATLVRGTAEPVTALRLDLSNGPDDEAAELADPRATVLPQPANSVADAVTVRVAGFTACLGTGAITSSVYADADRDGVRDPGEAGVAGAALELRDPQGSVLATTTADASGGYAFDRLPPMAWTVRLVSATPPATYTGPTSRTVALTPGEQATAAGDFAFQPPAPQPAATTTTAPPTTTAPTTTPPTTAPPTTTAGPISSSPTTTAPTAPTTTAPAAGPITARPAPPSAQAQALASTGADVRALAPLGALLVALGGLAVGASRRRARRAPGRAPVRPARTAPGGLAVSATRRRTR from the coding sequence GTGCGGCACTGGAGGTCGGCGTTGTCCCGCAAGTCGTTCCCGCTGGTGGTGGTCGTCGTGGCGCTGGCCGCGTCCACCCCCGCGCTGACCGCCTCCGCCGCGCCGTCCGACTGCCCGGCGGGCACCGAGGGCGTGCCGATCACCTGGGACGAACCCGGCCTGGAGTGGCCCGCGAACGTGGTGGACGCCCAGGTCGAGGACGTCGGCGGCACCGACCTGGACGTGGCCGTGGTGCTGTCCGACCCGGCCTCCCGCAACGCCGACGACAGCAACCCGCTGGCCGACTTCGCCGCCGCGCGCCCCGCCGACCTGCCGGGCTGGGCGGCCATCCCGAGGACCGGCACCCTGTCGAGCTACGGCCCCGGCTACCTGACGGCGGGCATGAACAGCCTGGCGGTGGGCGACACCGTCTCGTACACCGTCCGCTTCACCCGCCCGGTCGTCGTCCCGGACTTCACCGTCGGGGGCATCGACCACACCGGGCTGGGGACCGTCCCGGCCAGGGACCCGTGGCACTCGCACCAGGACGAGGTCGTGGTGACCGCCGTCCGCGCGGGCACCGCCGTCGCCACCAGCGGCACGGGCACCGGGCTGGGCGGCCCGTACGCGCTCGGCGTCGACGGGACCCTCCCGCCCGGCGATCCGCGCGCGACCCTGGTGCGCGGCACCGCGGAGCCGGTCACCGCGCTGCGCCTGGATCTCTCCAACGGCCCCGACGACGAGGCCGCCGAGCTGGCCGACCCGAGGGCCACCGTGCTCCCGCAGCCCGCGAACTCGGTGGCGGACGCCGTGACCGTGCGCGTCGCGGGCTTCACCGCGTGCCTGGGCACCGGCGCGATCACGTCCTCGGTGTACGCGGACGCCGACCGGGACGGCGTGCGCGACCCCGGCGAGGCGGGTGTCGCGGGGGCGGCGCTGGAGCTGCGCGACCCGCAGGGCTCGGTGCTGGCCACCACGACCGCGGACGCCTCGGGCGGCTACGCCTTCGACCGGCTGCCGCCGATGGCCTGGACGGTCCGGCTGGTGTCGGCGACCCCGCCCGCCACCTACACCGGGCCGACCAGCCGCACCGTCGCGCTGACGCCGGGGGAGCAGGCCACCGCGGCGGGCGACTTCGCGTTCCAGCCGCCCGCGCCGCAGCCCGCGGCGACCACCACGACCGCCCCGCCCACGACCACGGCGCCCACGACCACCCCGCCCACGACCGCCCCGCCCACGACGACCGCCGGACCGATCAGCTCGTCCCCCACGACCACCGCCCCGACCGCGCCCACCACGACCGCGCCCGCCGCAGGGCCGATCACCGCCCGGCCCGCGCCCCCGTCCGCCCAGGCGCAGGCGCTCGCGTCCACCGGGGCCGACGTCCGCGCGCTGGCCCCGCTCGGCGCGCTCCTCGTCGCCCTCGGCGGCCTGGCGGTCGGCGCGTCGCGGCGGCGCGCTCGCCGAGCTCCCGGTCGCGCGCCGGTCCGACCGGCCAGGACCGCCCCAGGTGGACTCGCGGTCAGCGCGACCCGGCGGCGGACTCGCTGA
- a CDS encoding serine hydrolase domain-containing protein: MESLRAVSQWPVDSAAVAAVSSDGRVLGSHGDLERRYPLASVTKLLTSYAVLVAVEEGAVEWDDPAGPEGSTVRHLIAHTSGLAFDSDKVQAAPGERRIYSNRGFEVLADAVERSSGIAFGDYLAEAVLGPLGMGSTALEGSPAAGGVSTVADLVAFAAEVQSPKLVSAGLVAEARTVAFPGLKGVLPGYGLQRENDWGLGFEIRSAKSPHWTGTTSSPGTHGHFGQSGTFLWFDPALSAACVALTDRPFGEWAVAAWTPFTDSVVAELAR; encoded by the coding sequence GTGGAGAGCTTGCGCGCGGTGTCGCAGTGGCCGGTGGACAGCGCGGCGGTGGCCGCGGTCTCCTCGGACGGCCGGGTCCTGGGGTCGCACGGGGACCTGGAGCGGCGCTACCCGCTGGCCTCGGTGACCAAGCTGCTCACCTCGTACGCGGTGCTGGTCGCGGTGGAGGAGGGCGCCGTCGAGTGGGACGACCCGGCGGGCCCCGAGGGGTCCACGGTGCGGCACCTGATCGCGCACACCTCCGGGCTGGCGTTCGACTCCGACAAGGTCCAGGCCGCCCCCGGCGAGCGCCGGATCTACTCCAACCGGGGCTTCGAGGTGCTCGCGGACGCCGTGGAGCGGTCGAGCGGCATCGCGTTCGGGGACTACCTGGCCGAGGCGGTGCTCGGCCCGCTCGGCATGGGGTCGACGGCGCTGGAGGGCTCCCCCGCCGCGGGCGGGGTGTCGACGGTGGCGGACCTGGTGGCGTTCGCGGCGGAGGTGCAGTCGCCGAAGCTGGTGTCGGCCGGGCTCGTCGCCGAGGCCAGGACCGTGGCGTTCCCCGGTCTGAAGGGCGTGCTGCCCGGTTACGGGCTCCAGCGCGAGAACGACTGGGGGCTGGGCTTCGAGATCCGGTCGGCCAAGTCGCCGCACTGGACCGGCACGACCAGCTCCCCCGGCACGCACGGGCACTTCGGGCAGAGCGGCACGTTCCTGTGGTTCGACCCGGCCCTGTCGGCGGCGTGCGTGGCGCTGACCGACCGGCCGTTCGGCGAGTGGGCCGTCGCCGCGTGGACCCCGTTCACGGACTCGGTCGTGGCGGAACTGGCCCGTTAG